In Methanobrevibacter sp., a genomic segment contains:
- the dph5 gene encoding diphthine synthase encodes MFYLVGLGLFDHRDISIKGLECLKNVDRIYAEFFTSRLFGSSFEAIEELVGQEIEVLVRGEVEEEHKFIDEAKDEDVALITGGDPLIATTHSDFLVQCAKRGIEYEVIHGSSILSSAPAISGLQGYKFGKVTTIPFPDYNFYPKSPYEAIEENLKMDLHTLVLLDIQAHKDRYMTVNQGLEYLMNIKNDLDREGLVTEDTLAMGIARVGSKDVCVRAGKISELMDFDFGGPLHCIVIPSRLHIVEAEYLVEIAGADPKILDDV; translated from the coding sequence ATGTTTTATTTAGTGGGTTTAGGATTATTTGACCATAGGGACATTTCAATAAAGGGTTTGGAATGTCTGAAAAATGTCGATAGAATTTATGCGGAATTTTTCACATCCAGACTGTTTGGTTCAAGCTTTGAAGCTATTGAGGAGCTGGTCGGCCAGGAAATTGAAGTTCTGGTCAGGGGCGAAGTTGAAGAGGAGCATAAGTTCATTGATGAGGCAAAAGATGAGGATGTTGCCCTAATCACAGGGGGCGATCCGTTGATTGCAACCACCCATAGCGACTTTTTGGTGCAATGTGCGAAAAGGGGCATTGAATATGAGGTCATTCATGGCTCTTCAATACTGTCTTCGGCACCGGCCATTTCTGGCCTTCAGGGATACAAGTTCGGAAAGGTGACAACCATCCCGTTTCCGGATTATAACTTCTATCCGAAATCTCCCTATGAGGCCATTGAAGAGAACTTGAAGATGGACTTGCATACATTGGTTCTGCTTGACATTCAGGCTCATAAGGACCGCTACATGACTGTGAACCAGGGTTTGGAATATCTCATGAACATCAAAAATGATTTGGACCGTGAAGGATTGGTCACGGAGGATACTCTTGCGATGGGCATTGCTCGCGTGGGTTCAAAGGACGTTTGCGTTCGAGCGGGTAAAATCAGTGAGCTCATGGACTTTGATTTTGGAGGGCCTCTTCACTGCATTGTCATTCCTTCAAGACTGCACATTGTCGAAGCCGAATATCTGGTTGAAATTGCCGGTGCAGACCCTAAAATACTTGATGATGTTTAA
- a CDS encoding class I SAM-dependent methyltransferase family protein: MKCVKVPLRELNDTRIKLMEIGKMNMEYRIKAEADFGYIPINDDIEGYEIVDIELEAMKRVPHNFSELLEDELTSEEIEDLRTSFDTIGDIVILEIPDNLQDKKQTIGDAALKFTKRRSIYMKKSAIKGTTRVRDLEFLSGIDDPITIHKEHGARLKLNVRDMYFSPRLATERKRVMQSVEEGEKILDMFCGIGPFPIVIARNKDVDITAVDINGEAIRYLDENIKLNKLKGSIKTYAGDIAEVSKGFKCKFDRMIMNLPGLAYTFLDLAVDLIEDGGTINYYEFSDSYEQGIKRLETACEKKNKKVEITNARKVKSTSPGEWHVAIDGKVSDE; this comes from the coding sequence ATGAAATGTGTAAAAGTTCCATTAAGGGAGTTGAATGATACCCGCATAAAATTAATGGAAATCGGCAAGATGAACATGGAATATAGGATTAAGGCGGAAGCCGATTTCGGATATATCCCCATCAATGACGATATTGAAGGTTATGAAATCGTCGACATTGAGCTTGAAGCCATGAAAAGGGTTCCCCATAACTTTTCCGAACTGCTTGAAGATGAACTCACTTCAGAGGAAATTGAGGATTTGAGAACCTCCTTTGACACTATTGGCGACATCGTGATTCTTGAGATTCCCGACAACTTGCAGGACAAAAAACAGACAATCGGGGACGCTGCGCTCAAGTTCACAAAAAGAAGGTCAATCTACATGAAAAAAAGTGCAATAAAAGGGACAACCAGGGTGAGGGATTTGGAGTTCCTATCAGGAATAGACGACCCAATCACCATACACAAGGAGCATGGAGCCCGCCTTAAGCTGAATGTCCGAGACATGTATTTCTCTCCAAGGCTTGCAACCGAGAGAAAACGGGTGATGCAAAGCGTTGAGGAAGGCGAAAAGATTCTTGACATGTTCTGCGGAATAGGTCCGTTTCCAATAGTGATTGCAAGAAATAAAGATGTGGATATCACCGCTGTCGACATCAACGGCGAAGCCATCAGATATCTGGATGAAAACATCAAGCTCAATAAACTCAAAGGTAGCATCAAAACATATGCCGGAGATATTGCCGAGGTCAGCAAAGGATTTAAATGCAAATTTGACAGGATGATAATGAACCTGCCAGGTCTTGCCTACACTTTCCTTGACCTTGCAGTCGATTTGATTGAAGACGGAGGAACAATCAACTATTATGAGTTTTCAGATTCATATGAACAGGGAATAAAACGGCTGGAAACCGCATGTGAAAAGAAAAACAAAAAGGTGGAAATAACCAATGCCCGCAAGGTCAAATCCACATCACCTGGAGAATGGCATGTTGCCATCGATGGGAAAGTAAGTGACGAGTGA
- a CDS encoding zinc ribbon domain-containing protein encodes MAKFCPHCGHEQENPDNKFCSKCGGSMDNTQQAAAAAAPTMNNAAGSICKVCKSVIPAGQVVCPNCGSPVVQDTHTAAIVIGYISAIVLTLLIGIFGVIITVGIGIYLYTRDNEDVHKHGLIIIAISVIIFVIWILFVFALASSYHSTYYYY; translated from the coding sequence ATGGCTAAGTTTTGTCCACACTGTGGACATGAACAAGAAAATCCAGACAACAAATTCTGTTCAAAATGTGGCGGATCCATGGATAATACCCAACAAGCAGCAGCTGCTGCAGCACCTACCATGAACAATGCTGCAGGTTCCATCTGTAAAGTTTGTAAATCCGTGATTCCAGCTGGACAAGTTGTTTGCCCTAACTGCGGATCACCTGTTGTACAGGATACTCACACTGCAGCAATAGTTATAGGTTACATAAGTGCAATCGTATTAACACTGCTCATAGGTATCTTCGGGGTTATCATTACAGTCGGAATCGGTATCTACCTATACACCAGAGATAACGAAGATGTCCACAAACATGGATTAATCATTATAGCAATTTCCGTTATAATATTTGTTATATGGATACTTTTCGTATTTGCACTAGCTTCTAGCTATCACTCAACCTATTACTACTATTGA
- the mtnA gene encoding S-methyl-5-thioribose-1-phosphate isomerase, giving the protein MKTLEWEDNKLKLIDQRKLPDELTYVYCDNYQDVIVAIKNMTVRGAPAIGVAAGFAMALAELEGVDLNMAGDEIKAARPTAVNLFWAVDRVLNSEDDAVSEALKMYEEDMATNRAIGKYGAEIIDDGDTILTHCNAGALACVDYGTALGVIRAARDAGKSINVICDETRPRGQGASLSVWEMQQENIPVKLIPDVASGFLMSQGKIDKVVIGADRIAKGGVVNKVGSFMVALAAKHHDIPFYVAAPYSTFDNEISIYDTIIEERDGDEVRYYGGSRICPKGTEVINPAFDITPKEFVTGIITEKGIIDPI; this is encoded by the coding sequence ATGAAAACACTTGAATGGGAAGACAACAAATTAAAACTTATTGATCAAAGAAAGCTTCCTGATGAGTTAACTTACGTATATTGTGATAACTATCAGGATGTCATTGTCGCAATTAAGAACATGACTGTTCGCGGAGCTCCGGCAATTGGTGTGGCCGCCGGTTTTGCAATGGCTCTTGCAGAACTTGAAGGGGTCGATTTAAACATGGCTGGTGATGAAATCAAAGCCGCAAGACCGACAGCCGTAAATCTGTTCTGGGCAGTTGACAGGGTATTGAACAGTGAAGATGATGCAGTCAGCGAAGCCTTAAAGATGTATGAGGAGGACATGGCCACAAACAGAGCTATCGGAAAGTACGGCGCTGAAATAATCGATGATGGGGACACTATTTTAACCCATTGCAATGCAGGAGCGCTTGCATGTGTGGATTATGGAACCGCTTTAGGCGTAATCAGGGCCGCAAGAGATGCAGGTAAAAGTATCAATGTGATATGTGATGAAACCCGTCCTCGCGGTCAGGGTGCTAGCTTAAGCGTCTGGGAAATGCAGCAGGAAAACATTCCCGTGAAATTGATTCCGGATGTTGCGTCAGGATTTTTGATGTCACAGGGCAAAATCGACAAGGTTGTCATCGGCGCTGATAGGATAGCAAAAGGCGGTGTCGTAAACAAGGTAGGTTCATTTATGGTTGCCCTGGCCGCAAAGCACCATGATATTCCATTTTATGTGGCAGCCCCATATTCCACTTTCGATAATGAGATATCCATTTATGATACCATCATTGAAGAAAGGGACGGTGATGAAGTGAGATATTATGGGGGCTCAAGAATCTGTCCTAAGGGAACAGAAGTCATCAACCCTGCTTTTGACATAACCCCAAAGGAATTTGTCACTGGAATCATCACAGAAAAAGGAATTATTGACCCAATCTAG
- a CDS encoding manganese-dependent inorganic pyrophosphatase: MVKTYVFGHKSPDSDSITSSLVMTNLEHELGNSEAQAYRLGNINKETEFILNYLGIQAPELLESVEDGANVILVDHNSPAESVDNLENANILKVVDHHKLALETSYPLFLRFEPVGCSETILCKLYEENGVEITKEIATLMLSAIISDTLLLKSPTTTEDDIKAVEKLAEIAEIDAEEYGLEMLKAGTDLSSFTIDEILALDAKQIDFKDVKSIVNQVNTADISDVMALKDDLEAGMDKIIDEEDLDLFMLLITDIVNSNSQVIALGKDASLVEKAYNVKLEDNTVLLEGVVSRKKQVVPIMTENA; encoded by the coding sequence ATGGTTAAAACTTATGTTTTTGGACATAAAAGTCCGGATAGTGATAGTATTACTTCAAGTTTGGTAATGACTAACTTGGAACATGAATTGGGTAATAGTGAAGCTCAAGCTTACAGATTAGGCAATATCAACAAAGAAACAGAATTTATTTTAAACTATTTAGGCATCCAAGCGCCGGAACTCTTGGAAAGTGTTGAAGATGGAGCTAACGTCATTTTGGTTGACCACAACTCTCCTGCTGAATCAGTGGACAATTTGGAAAATGCAAACATCCTAAAAGTTGTTGACCATCATAAATTGGCTCTGGAAACTTCCTATCCGTTGTTTTTAAGATTTGAACCTGTGGGATGCAGTGAAACCATTCTATGCAAATTGTATGAGGAAAACGGTGTTGAAATCACAAAGGAAATCGCAACATTGATGTTGTCCGCCATCATTTCCGATACCTTGCTTTTGAAATCACCAACCACAACTGAAGATGATATAAAGGCTGTCGAGAAACTTGCAGAAATAGCAGAAATCGATGCTGAAGAATACGGCTTGGAAATGCTCAAGGCAGGAACAGACTTAAGCAGCTTTACAATCGATGAGATTTTAGCGCTAGATGCAAAGCAAATCGACTTCAAGGATGTAAAATCAATTGTAAATCAAGTAAATACTGCAGATATTTCTGATGTCATGGCTTTAAAAGACGATCTGGAAGCCGGAATGGATAAAATCATCGATGAAGAGGATTTGGACTTATTCATGCTTTTAATCACTGATATCGTTAACAGCAATTCACAGGTCATCGCTTTGGGCAAGGATGCATCACTTGTTGAAAAGGCATATAATGTAAAATTAGAGGATAATACTGTTTTGCTTGAGGGTGTCGTTTCACGTAAGAAACAGGTCGTGCCAATTATGACTGAAAATGCGTAA
- a CDS encoding radical SAM protein: MAEHKGSRFAHITKAHPCFNEKMHDKVGRAHVPVAPKCNIFCNFCTRDINDEENRPGVASCVMNPDAAISHINDVTADGPIAVVGVAGPGDSLANEETFEFFEKLASEQPDLIKCMSTNGLLLPKYADKLAELGVNSVTVTINAIDPDIAVDIYSFIKYEGKVYKGYEAVEILIKNQLEGVEKAAANGLVVKVNSVLIPGLNDEHIVEIAKEVKKRGASLMNILPLIPLAKMKHYSRPDCSMMESVREQVEEIIPVFRACTQCRADAYGIPGKKSEDHHLGMTPQSHY; the protein is encoded by the coding sequence ATGGCTGAACACAAAGGTTCAAGATTTGCACATATAACAAAAGCACATCCATGTTTCAATGAAAAGATGCATGATAAAGTAGGTAGAGCACACGTGCCTGTCGCACCAAAATGTAATATTTTTTGTAACTTCTGTACAAGGGATATTAATGATGAAGAAAATAGGCCAGGTGTTGCAAGCTGTGTTATGAATCCTGATGCTGCAATTAGTCACATTAATGATGTTACTGCAGATGGTCCAATAGCAGTTGTAGGGGTAGCTGGACCAGGAGATTCACTAGCTAATGAGGAAACATTCGAATTCTTTGAAAAGTTAGCATCTGAACAACCGGATTTAATCAAATGTATGAGTACAAATGGTCTTTTGCTTCCAAAATATGCAGATAAACTTGCAGAACTTGGAGTGAACTCAGTTACTGTAACAATTAATGCAATCGATCCGGATATTGCAGTTGATATTTATTCATTCATCAAGTATGAAGGAAAAGTTTACAAAGGTTATGAGGCTGTCGAAATACTAATCAAAAATCAATTGGAAGGTGTTGAAAAGGCAGCGGCCAATGGCTTGGTGGTTAAGGTTAATTCAGTTTTAATTCCTGGACTAAATGATGAGCATATTGTTGAAATAGCTAAGGAAGTGAAAAAGCGAGGCGCTTCTTTAATGAACATTTTGCCGTTAATTCCTTTAGCTAAAATGAAACATTACTCACGTCCTGACTGTTCCATGATGGAATCCGTAAGGGAGCAGGTGGAGGAAATCATTCCGGTATTTAGAGCATGCACCCAATGCAGAGCGGATGCATACGGGATACCTGGTAAAAAAAGCGAGGACCATCATTTGGGAATGACTCCTCAAAGCCATTACTGA
- a CDS encoding methanogenesis marker 17 protein, whose translation MLVECYDEKGAEVYDIIIKQIFQDLVLGTAVDDLKAYVNPDDPVFVLAIKMRKTSNAITFEEVANLSYVKADDITRIIIDDENYLPNILKQLWKRFSRDEIYQPNRYQLELTGNHLDLKTLVIDDPHSNLQRRIYDAIFRILPEGFKIIKDMSTEDIVAVVATDELIKDAWIEKANEYIDELSNGK comes from the coding sequence ATGTTAGTTGAGTGCTATGATGAAAAAGGTGCAGAAGTTTATGATATCATCATTAAGCAAATCTTTCAGGATTTGGTTCTTGGAACAGCAGTAGATGATTTAAAAGCTTATGTCAATCCGGATGATCCTGTATTTGTCTTAGCTATTAAAATGAGAAAGACTTCAAATGCCATCACTTTTGAAGAGGTGGCCAACTTGTCTTATGTTAAGGCCGATGACATTACAAGAATCATCATTGATGACGAGAATTACCTTCCAAACATATTGAAGCAATTGTGGAAAAGATTTTCAAGAGATGAAATTTATCAACCGAACAGGTATCAGCTTGAGCTTACTGGAAATCATTTGGATTTAAAAACATTGGTTATTGATGACCCTCACTCCAATCTACAAAGAAGAATCTATGATGCCATCTTTAGAATATTGCCTGAAGGCTTTAAGATTATTAAAGACATGTCAACAGAGGATATTGTCGCTGTCGTTGCTACAGATGAGCTAATTAAGGATGCATGGATTGAAAAAGCCAATGAATATATTGATGAGTTAAGCAATGGCAAATAG
- a CDS encoding methanogenesis marker 15 protein: MVKIALVSCGTEYSGIQKEIEKAANKFGAEIVLPEIDLDYIDESYEKFGFSAQSSSLKLMIARAMAIVEGRSKPDAVFIATCFRCAEAALVRNEVRRFIQNNTRIPVVTYSFTERTKADELFIRMEALATTVTRRSILAREKQEGLTLGLDSGSTTTKAVLMENNQVIGTGWTSTKDIIESAKTAAAEAFSQTDYDWDDLDGIGTTGYGRFTMGQEFNAELIQEELSVNAKGAVYLADCQKGEATVLDIGGMDNKVITVNNGIPDNFTMGGICAGASGRFLDMTSRRLDVDITELGPLAVQGDWRKAMLNSYCIVFGIQDLVTTLAAGGSKADVAAAACHSVSEQVYEQQLQEIDIREPLIQVGGTSLISGLVEAVSETLGGIEVIVPEYSQHIGAVGAALLVSGMGRRQDNK; the protein is encoded by the coding sequence ATGGTTAAAATTGCTTTAGTTTCATGCGGAACAGAATATAGTGGAATTCAAAAAGAAATTGAAAAAGCAGCAAACAAATTTGGTGCAGAGATTGTTCTTCCTGAAATCGATTTGGATTACATTGATGAATCTTATGAAAAGTTTGGATTTTCAGCTCAAAGTTCAAGCTTGAAATTAATGATTGCAAGAGCTATGGCTATTGTCGAAGGCAGGTCTAAGCCTGATGCGGTATTCATTGCAACTTGTTTCAGGTGTGCTGAAGCGGCATTGGTCAGAAATGAGGTCAGAAGATTCATACAAAACAACACTCGTATCCCGGTAGTCACATATTCATTCACTGAAAGGACAAAAGCGGATGAATTGTTCATCCGTATGGAAGCGTTGGCCACTACTGTAACACGCAGAAGCATTCTTGCCCGTGAAAAACAGGAAGGCCTTACCCTTGGTCTGGACTCAGGTTCAACCACTACAAAAGCTGTTCTCATGGAAAACAATCAGGTCATCGGAACTGGCTGGACATCCACAAAGGACATCATAGAATCTGCAAAGACAGCCGCTGCAGAGGCATTCTCACAAACTGATTATGATTGGGATGACCTGGATGGTATCGGAACCACTGGTTATGGTAGATTTACCATGGGCCAGGAATTCAATGCAGAGCTCATTCAAGAAGAATTGTCAGTCAACGCGAAAGGTGCAGTGTATCTGGCAGATTGTCAGAAAGGTGAAGCTACCGTATTGGATATAGGCGGTATGGATAACAAGGTAATCACTGTAAATAACGGTATTCCGGATAACTTCACAATGGGAGGAATCTGTGCGGGAGCATCCGGAAGATTTTTAGACATGACTTCCCGTAGGTTAGATGTGGACATCACCGAATTGGGTCCATTGGCCGTGCAGGGGGACTGGAGAAAAGCAATGCTTAACTCCTACTGTATTGTATTCGGTATTCAGGACTTGGTAACTACACTTGCAGCAGGAGGTTCCAAAGCTGATGTTGCAGCCGCTGCATGTCACTCAGTATCAGAGCAGGTTTATGAACAGCAACTTCAAGAAATCGATATTCGTGAACCATTAATTCAGGTGGGAGGTACAAGCCTAATCTCAGGTCTTGTTGAAGCCGTAAGTGAGACTTTAGGTGGAATCGAAGTCATTGTTCCTGAATATTCTCAACATATCGGTGCTGTTGGAGCGGCTCTTTTAGTATCTGGAATGGGGCGCAGGCAAGATAATAAATAG
- a CDS encoding methanogenesis marker 5 protein: protein MVKIAIYPPNSLILADLLERKGHTPLVLQKQIRQKIKDPEIDSPPMNITEEDPIKGLKYAAIEVPSGVRGRMSIIGPIIDEAEAAIVVDGAPYGFGCIGCARTNELSIFLLRNKDIPVLELDYPNNQDETYVMVNKINEFVDSLEETAEGE from the coding sequence ATGGTTAAAATAGCTATTTATCCTCCAAACTCATTAATTTTAGCAGATTTACTTGAAAGGAAAGGTCACACTCCTTTAGTTCTTCAAAAACAAATCAGACAAAAAATCAAAGACCCGGAAATTGATTCTCCGCCGATGAATATCACTGAAGAGGACCCGATTAAGGGCCTTAAATATGCGGCTATCGAAGTTCCGTCAGGGGTTCGTGGAAGAATGTCAATCATCGGACCTATTATAGATGAAGCGGAAGCGGCCATAGTTGTTGATGGCGCTCCATATGGCTTTGGTTGTATCGGTTGTGCAAGAACTAATGAATTATCAATCTTTTTGCTCAGAAATAAAGATATTCCTGTTTTAGAGCTTGATTATCCTAATAATCAGGATGAAACATATGTCATGGTAAATAAAATTAACGAATTTGTGGACTCACTAGAAGAGACTGCTGAGGGGGAATAG
- a CDS encoding methanogenesis marker 6 protein, with amino-acid sequence MSQNLTMSPDLGKEDWDPDVITRMIFIGPGAHVSEQEIVNEFHLLDLPLTIKNTCYGSMISGKSEDVYKAIEEIRKLDPNHIFTKERGFAPGDPRRCRGHRFGPREGFHQMEKEYRILGFVAEALENPKEVELEEKKPVDVDEFKRIMNECLENKE; translated from the coding sequence ATGTCACAGAATCTAACCATGAGTCCTGATTTGGGTAAGGAAGATTGGGACCCAGATGTAATTACCCGTATGATTTTTATTGGGCCGGGAGCTCATGTGAGTGAGCAGGAAATTGTAAATGAGTTTCATTTGCTTGACTTGCCTCTTACAATAAAAAACACTTGCTACGGCTCTATGATAAGTGGAAAAAGTGAAGATGTCTATAAAGCCATTGAGGAAATAAGAAAACTTGATCCAAACCACATTTTCACAAAAGAAAGAGGTTTTGCTCCAGGTGACCCTAGGAGATGCAGAGGCCATAGATTTGGACCTAGGGAAGGATTCCACCAAATGGAAAAGGAATACAGAATACTCGGCTTTGTTGCTGAAGCTTTAGAAAATCCAAAAGAAGTGGAATTGGAAGAGAAAAAACCAGTTGACGTTGACGAATTTAAAAGAATTATGAACGAATGTTTAGAAAATAAAGAATAG
- a CDS encoding methanogenesis marker 3 protein has translation MLIKINGEEIDVAEGSSIQDVIDKTNAPYTPGSVVCLIKGKKELEKNINKYKIKTNKGSIIIQLDESDEAKPLVDVWKNQYEEFVDLDIRWSTPTEVAIGPIVTDLEPTSDEYKYFEGDVVLSLSSFSNESTHLIMLKENTTNVYSVPPYNKGIFARIIGGKKTLEELTDDDSVTGIEPIIERSTTTDSASTSDLSTVLEEGNELYTYISIEIDEESPVCVEHLFSLIKDGRIKVSFDSESFIGFYELEGLDKPKENTTQRLRGTITVRNTGKGVGKLFVYRENRVLTPNHTTVGKVVRGMEIIDIAKENDFITVKSEQQRLVLLNQTQAEASRLLSQSGVEHLIDGLVDDDAIIVEQNPKHTIDILKEGQVITKAVKKEDICKIKFVDNAPRSVRYFKLLSGLLENPVGQIKVHFSVPGMHIVIFEGDKKAAKGLIPENNPVGKVIRGQIGITNMSSKSAGLIGVRFEDNVEFGPTAENFEATNIIGDIVSDYDYLEKLKEGVVVYVTESNHES, from the coding sequence ATGTTAATTAAAATTAATGGAGAAGAAATAGATGTAGCGGAAGGTTCTTCAATACAAGACGTGATTGATAAAACTAATGCTCCATATACTCCTGGTAGTGTTGTTTGTTTGATTAAGGGTAAAAAAGAACTTGAGAAAAATATTAATAAATATAAAATTAAAACAAATAAGGGTTCTATTATAATCCAGCTCGATGAATCTGATGAAGCAAAACCTTTGGTTGATGTTTGGAAAAATCAATATGAGGAGTTTGTTGATTTGGATATTCGATGGTCCACCCCTACTGAGGTGGCTATTGGCCCTATCGTAACTGATTTGGAACCGACTTCCGATGAATATAAGTATTTTGAAGGAGATGTTGTTTTAAGTTTATCTAGTTTTAGTAATGAGTCTACTCATTTAATCATGCTTAAAGAGAACACAACTAATGTTTACAGTGTCCCTCCATATAATAAAGGTATTTTTGCTCGTATTATTGGAGGTAAGAAAACATTGGAGGAACTTACTGATGATGATTCTGTAACCGGCATTGAACCGATTATAGAGAGAAGCACAACAACCGATAGTGCATCCACATCTGATTTAAGTACTGTACTGGAAGAAGGCAATGAATTATATACCTATATTTCCATTGAAATTGATGAGGAATCACCGGTTTGTGTTGAACATTTGTTCTCTTTAATTAAAGATGGTAGAATAAAAGTCTCTTTTGATAGTGAATCTTTCATCGGTTTTTATGAGTTGGAAGGGCTTGATAAACCTAAAGAGAATACTACTCAAAGACTCAGAGGAACAATCACTGTTAGGAATACTGGTAAAGGTGTGGGAAAGCTTTTTGTATATCGGGAAAATAGAGTTTTAACTCCAAACCATACGACTGTTGGAAAAGTCGTTAGAGGAATGGAGATTATCGATATTGCAAAGGAAAATGACTTTATTACTGTCAAATCAGAACAACAAAGATTGGTATTGTTAAATCAAACTCAGGCAGAAGCTTCAAGATTATTGTCTCAGTCTGGTGTTGAGCATTTAATCGATGGCTTGGTTGATGATGATGCAATCATTGTTGAGCAAAATCCTAAACATACAATCGACATCCTAAAAGAAGGACAAGTAATAACTAAGGCTGTCAAAAAAGAGGATATCTGTAAAATTAAGTTTGTTGATAATGCGCCAAGGTCTGTTAGATATTTCAAACTCTTATCAGGTCTTTTGGAAAATCCTGTTGGCCAAATAAAGGTTCATTTCTCAGTTCCCGGAATGCACATTGTTATTTTTGAAGGTGATAAGAAAGCCGCCAAAGGTTTGATTCCTGAAAATAATCCTGTAGGCAAAGTTATCAGAGGCCAAATCGGTATCACTAACATGTCTTCAAAAAGCGCAGGTTTAATCGGTGTGAGATTTGAGGATAATGTGGAATTCGGACCGACTGCGGAAAACTTTGAGGCAACTAACATTATTGGCGATATTGTTTCAGATTATGATTATCTCGAAAAATTAAAAGAAGGAGTTGTAGTATATGTCACAGAATCTAACCATGAGTCCTGA
- a CDS encoding thermonuclease family protein produces the protein MTITKKHVFSLLIILFIAIGTISIVNAYTGTGFSHDIPTSRYSDMSADDILSQYNDTDCEAEVTGTCVKVVDGDTLYLDNGYKVRLVGVNTPERGVEGYITSKNFVQKLCLNKEISLDIDDSKPNDRYGRTLAVVIVDGKNLNEILLQEGLAEIMYMPPSEFYPYSWANSDTPVANTDSTSSSDSSNTDTSDSGSYIGNSNSGKFHRASCKSVDKMSDSNKVYFSNRDDAINQGYEPCKICNP, from the coding sequence ATGACCATTACAAAAAAGCATGTTTTTTCTTTACTAATTATATTGTTTATTGCAATAGGAACTATCTCAATAGTCAATGCATATACCGGAACCGGCTTTTCACATGACATTCCCACTTCCAGATATTCGGACATGTCTGCAGATGACATTTTGAGCCAGTATAATGATACTGATTGTGAAGCGGAAGTGACAGGAACCTGCGTAAAGGTAGTTGATGGAGACACACTTTATTTAGACAATGGCTATAAAGTTCGTTTAGTGGGAGTAAACACCCCTGAAAGAGGTGTGGAGGGATACATCACATCCAAAAACTTTGTTCAGAAGCTATGCTTAAATAAAGAAATTAGTCTTGATATTGACGATTCGAAACCTAACGACAGATATGGAAGAACATTGGCCGTTGTTATCGTTGATGGTAAAAATCTGAATGAAATTCTATTGCAAGAGGGTCTTGCAGAAATCATGTATATGCCTCCAAGCGAGTTTTATCCATATTCCTGGGCCAACAGTGACACACCGGTGGCAAATACAGACAGCACATCTTCAAGCGACAGTTCCAACACAGACACTTCTGATTCCGGAAGCTACATAGGAAATTCAAATTCTGGCAAGTTCCATCGTGCCAGCTGCAAAAGCGTGGATAAGATGTCTGATTCGAACAAAGTGTATTTTTCAAACAGAGATGATGCGATCAATCAGGGATATGAGCCGTGCAAGATATGCAATCCTTGA